The Henckelia pumila isolate YLH828 chromosome 2, ASM3356847v2, whole genome shotgun sequence genome includes a window with the following:
- the LOC140879241 gene encoding uncharacterized protein, translated as MFKDIYTLVKSCDKCQRTKNISRKHELPLTNILEVELFDVWGIDFMGPFPPSFGYTYILLAVNYVSKWVEAIATSINDARVVVKFLQKNIFTRFGTPRAIISEEGKLKSRWSGPFIVERVFLHWEIELKCPDGRHSR; from the exons ATGTTTAAGGATATTTATACCTtggtgaaatcatgtgataagtgtcaaagGACTAAAAATATTTCTCGCAAACATGAATTgcctctcacaaatattttggAAGTTGAActttttgatgtgtggggtattgatttcatGGGGCCTTTTCCTCCATCTTTTGGTTATACTTATATTTTACTAGCTGTGAATTATGTTTCGAAGTGGGTGGAAGCAATTGCCACCTCTATTAatgatgctcgtgttgtagtgaaatttttgcaaaagaatattttCACCCGATTTGGCACTCCACGAGCTATAATCAGTGAAGAAG GTAAGCTGAAATCGCGTTGGTCAGGGCCTTTTATAGTGGAGAGGGTGTTTCTGCATTGGGAAATTGAACTAAAATGTCCCGATGGCagacattcaaggtga